The stretch of DNA GGAGCGCGAGGAGGAAGACGAGCGCGAGGCGGAACGCCGAGAGCGATGCGGCGCGGCGCGGGCTCGAAAGGGAGGAGGCGGCCGTCGCCGCGAGCCCCGCGAGGAGGAGCGCCGCCGGCAGCGATACCCGGGGGAGGGCGAAGCCGGCCCGGCGGACGCGGTCGCCGAAGGCGGCCGCGGCGGCGAGGCCGAGCGCGGTGGAGGCGAGGATCGCTTTCGGTGCGTCGAACGAATCGAGAGAAGCGGGGTCGATCGCGAACCACGAGGCCAGCACCGCCGCGCCGGCGAGAACGGCCGCGAGCGCGCCGGCGAAGCCTCCGGGCGTCCCGGAAGGCCCGGCGGGTCGCGGGTCCACGGCGCGTTTCGGCATGCGCCGAGAGTCTACTTTGCCGGGATGGGCCGCGGGCAATTTCGCGGCCCGGATCTTGTTATCTTTCCCGCATGGAGCTGCTCCGACGGTACCGCACCGCGATCGTCCTCTCGGCGTCGATCGTCTTCGCGGCCGGCACGCTTTCGGTCGCCTATCTCGCGAGCGTCGTCACCTCCCGTTTCAACGGGCGCCGCTGGAACCTGCCGTCGCGTATCTATTCGGACGTCGAGACCCTCTCTCCCGGCCTCGAGCTCGCCCCGGAGACGTTCGTCGAGAAGCTCGGCCGCCTCTATTACTCCCCGGTCGACGAAAAGCCCGTCCGGCCCGGCCAGTATCGGGCGGGAAAGGGGTTCGTCGAGGTCTGGCTCCATTCCTTCTCGTTCATCGGCCGCCGCTTCGAAGGATTCCCGGTCCGGGTCGACTTCGCCGCCGGGAAGATCCGGTCGATCGCGACCCTCGACGGGGACCGGGTCTCGTCGGTCGTCGTGGAACCGGAGCTGCTGGGGTCGGTTTTCGACAAGAAGCTGGAAGATCGGACGCTCGTCACGCTGGCCGACGTCTCGAGGCCGCTCGTCGACGCGATCATCACGCGGGAGGACCGCGACTTCTACCGCCACGGCGGCGTTTCCGGGCGTCGGATCCTCGGCGCGCTCCTCAACGACATCCGCCACGGGTCCGCGTCCCAGGGCGGCTCCACCCTCACGCAGCAGCTCGTCAAGAACCTCTACCTGTCGCCGCGCCGGACGATCAAGAGGAAGGCCGTCGAGGCGATGATGGCCGTGATCCTCGACGCCTCGTACTCCAAGGAGGAGATCCTGCAGGCGTACCTGAACGAGATCTACCTCGGACAGCGCGGAGCGATCTCGATCACGGGCGTCGGGGAGGCGGCGCGATACTACTTCGGGAAGAACGCCTCCGACCTCGACGTCGCCGAGTCGGCCGCGCTCGCCGGGATGATCGCGTCGCCGGGCCGATTCAACCCGTTCCGCTATCCGGACCGCTGCCGCGCGCGCCGGGACGCCCTCCTCCGGATGATGCTCGAAGCGGGACAGATCGATCGCGAAGGGTACGAACGGGCCGTCGCCGAACCGCTGACCCCGTCGACGCATCCCCCCGTTCGGGTGCAGGCGCCGCACTTCGTGAACTTCGTCGAGAACCAGCTGCAGGAGAAATACGGCGAGAAGCTCGGGACGGAGGGACTCCAGATCTTCACGACGCTCGACGTGGACCTGCAGCGCCGCGCGCAGAGGTCGGTGACCGACGGTCTCGCGAACCTCGAGAAAAGCTACAAACGGCTCCGGAACGCTTCGCGCGAGGGGCCGCTCCAGGGAGCGCTGATCGTCATCGATCCGGGAACCGGCGCCGTGCGGGCGCTCGTGGGGGGGCGGGACTACGCGCTCTCGCAGTTCAATCGCGTCACTCAGGCGCACCGCCAGCCCGGCTCGCTCTTCAAGCCGTTCGTGTATCTCGCGGCGTTCTCCCGGCGCGACCTCCCCGAGCCGATCACCCCGGCGAGCATCCTGATCGACTCGCCGATCACGCTGGTCTGGGGAAGAGGCGAGGAAAACGAGCGCTGGACGCCGCGCAACGACGACAACCAGTATCGCGGGCCGATCTCGGCGCGGCGCGCGCTCGAAATGTCCGTGAACGTGCCGACGGTCCGCGTGGCGGTCCGCGCGGGGCTCGACACGGTCGTCGCGGCCGCGCGCGCGGCGGGAATCCAGTCGCGCCTCCGGGGCTACCCCTCGCTCGCCCTCGGCGCGTTCGAGATTTCTCCGATGGAGATCGCCTCCGCGTACTGCGCGCTCGCCGACGGGGGCGTGAGGGTCGAGCCGAACGCCATCGCGGGCGTCGCCGATCCTTCCGG from Thermoanaerobaculia bacterium encodes:
- a CDS encoding PBP1A family penicillin-binding protein is translated as MELLRRYRTAIVLSASIVFAAGTLSVAYLASVVTSRFNGRRWNLPSRIYSDVETLSPGLELAPETFVEKLGRLYYSPVDEKPVRPGQYRAGKGFVEVWLHSFSFIGRRFEGFPVRVDFAAGKIRSIATLDGDRVSSVVVEPELLGSVFDKKLEDRTLVTLADVSRPLVDAIITREDRDFYRHGGVSGRRILGALLNDIRHGSASQGGSTLTQQLVKNLYLSPRRTIKRKAVEAMMAVILDASYSKEEILQAYLNEIYLGQRGAISITGVGEAARYYFGKNASDLDVAESAALAGMIASPGRFNPFRYPDRCRARRDALLRMMLEAGQIDREGYERAVAEPLTPSTHPPVRVQAPHFVNFVENQLQEKYGEKLGTEGLQIFTTLDVDLQRRAQRSVTDGLANLEKSYKRLRNASREGPLQGALIVIDPGTGAVRALVGGRDYALSQFNRVTQAHRQPGSLFKPFVYLAAFSRRDLPEPITPASILIDSPITLVWGRGEENERWTPRNDDNQYRGPISARRALEMSVNVPTVRVAVRAGLDTVVAAARAAGIQSRLRGYPSLALGAFEISPMEIASAYCALADGGVRVEPNAIAGVADPSGRVLERRETPLRRVLPPDAVFLVDSLMQGVVNRGTGGGIRSRGVQGVLAGKTGTTNDGRDAWFIGFSPKILAAVWVGFDDNRGLNLSGSQAAVPIFTDFIKGVPSNLLSESFTAPADIVTAEIDPETGMLVTPFCPQTMTEVFLSGTAPVRYCTVHAPMPQAESRVLEPRDAPN